ATGCTGCCCCGGCGCCGCCTCAACCTCGCCGTGGCCCTGCTGCACCGCATCTCGCACGGCGGGCGGCGGGACGAAGCGGCCGAGGCGCGCGAGGCGCGCGAGGCGCGCGAGTTGGCGGACGCCGTGGTCGCCGCATTCTCCCCGGGCTCCCCCCACCTGGCAGGCGCCCTCACGGTGGCCGCGAACGCCCGGCTTCTGAACCCGCTCACCCTTGTGTCGCCGAGGGCCAGGACGGAGGTGGTCGCGCTCTTGCGCCGGGCCCTCGACGCGACTGCCCCCGGCCACCCCACGCGTACCCGGCGCCTGACGAATCTGGGCAACGCCCTGCGTCTCACGGGCCCCCGGCGGCGCCCCCGACCCGGTGCACTGGCCGAAGCCGCCGAGTACTTCCGGGAGGCGGCTCTGGAGCAGCAGTGCCCACCTGCCCCACGCCTGGGCGCCGCGCAAGCCTGGGGCGAGGTACGCGCGGAGCTGGGTGACTGGGCCGGCGCTCTGGAGGGCTACGTCGTGGCGGTCGACCTGCTGCACTCCGTCGCACCCCGCCATCTCGTCCGCGACGACCAGGAGTTCCTGCTGAGTCGAACCGTAGGACTGGGCTCCGCTGCCGCCGCCTGCGCGGTGCGCTGTGGTCGGCCCGGACTCGCGGTCGGGTTGCTCGAGCAGGCGAGGGGCGTCATGCTCTCCCACACCTTCGACGCCGACAGCGATCTGACCCTGCTCCGGAAGTCCGCCCCGGACCTCGCCGACCGCTTCGAGGAACTGCGGGCGGCCCTCGACAGGGCGACCGGCGGCGACGGGTTCCTGCCGGAGGAACCGTCCGGTCCCGCCGACGCCCCGGCCGACGAGCGGCAGCATGTGGCTACCGCGTGGCAGGATCTCACCACCACGATCCGCGCCGAGCACCCCGAGCTGGGGCTGCTACGGCCGGTGCGGGACCGGGACGAGGGCGAGCTGCGCACCACGGCCGCCGCGGGCCCGGTGGTCCTGGTCAACGTCTCCCCGTACGGCAGTGACGCCCTGGTCGTCACCGAGCACACCATCGAGGCCGTGCCGCTCCCCGGCCTCGACCCGCGTACGACGGCCGAACGCCGGCGCACCTTCGAGAACGCGCTGGTCCGGATCGACCGACCCGGGACCTCGCGGAAGCAGTCGCGGCGCGCGCAGCAGGACGTCCGCGACACTCTCGCCTGGCTGTGGCGGGCGGTCACCGGCCCGGTCCTCGACCGGCTCCCCGATGCCACCCGGGTGTGGTGGTCGCCGGGGGGTCTCCTCGGCACTCTGCCGCTGCACGCGGCGGCGCCCCCGGACGCCGCTCCCGGGGCGCTGGACCGGGTGGTCTCCTCGTACACGCCGACCTTGCGGGCCCTGCACCACGCCCGTCTGCGCACCACCCGCCCGGCGGGCACCGGGACCCTCGTCGTCAGCGTCGCGCGGGCCCCCGGGCAGGCCCCGCTCCCCGGCGCCCTCCGCGAGGCCGAACACCTGACCCGCCTGATCCCCAGGGCCACCCTGCTTCGCGACGACTCCGCCACCCACTCCGCGGTCGTCTCGGCGCTGCACGACCACGCCTACGCGCACTTCGCCTGCCACGCCTCGGGCGACCTGGAACACGCCTCCGACAGCCGGCTCGTCCTGCACGACCACGACGAACGCCCACTGACCGTCCGGGACCTGGCCCGACTGCGGCTGCCGGCGGTCCGGCTCGCCTACCTGTCGGCGTGCGACACCCTGCGGTCCAGCCCCGAACTCGCCGACGAGGCCGTCCACATCGTCAGCGCTTTCCAGATCGCCGGCTTCCCCCACGTCGTCGGCTCGTTGTGGCACGTCGACGACGCAATCGGCGCGGACGTCGCGCTCAGCGTGTACTCCACCCTGAACAGGGGCGACGGCATCCTCGACGTCGCCCGCACGGCCGAGGCCCTGCACCACGCCGTACGCGCCCTGCGCGACACCTATCCCCGGACGCCCAGCCTGTGGGCGTGCCAGGTGCACGCGGGACCCTGACGAGGGGACCGCCGCCGTCCAGGCCGGGGTGGGCGCAGCCTGCGGGAGGGGGCCTCCCCAGGCAAGGCGTGCCGACACGGACGGGGACTTCGGTTCGCCCTCGGCGGCGGGCTCCAGAGCGACACACGACCAGTGCCATGTCGTCTCCCCTCCGCGCCGTGCCGTGCCGCGCCGTGCCGTGCGTGCCGTGCCGTGCCGTGGCGTGGCGCCTGACGGTGCGTCGGCTCGTCGTCAGTAGGCGTGCCGGGCGATGGACTTGACGGATTCGGCCGATGCCGGTTGCAGCGCGGACACCGGAGGCACAGGGTGGCCACGGGTGCACCCTCGTCCAAAACGTGCGTGCTGGCGAGGAGTTCGGCGCAGAACACGGACGCGGCGTGCGAGGATTCCTGGCCATGCGACCACTGACTGACGAGGACCCGCCGCACCTGGGCCCCTACTGGCTGCTGGGCAGGCTCGGCGCGGGAGGGATGGGCAGGGTCTACCTGGCGAGACACCGCGACGAAACCGGTGCACGCCTGGTCGCGGTCAAGACGATCAGAGCGGAGATCGCCGAACACCCCACTTTCCGCGCCAGGTTCGCCCGTGAGGTGCGCGCGGCCCGGCGCGTCGGAGACGTATGGACGGCGACGGTCCTCGACGCGAACACGGACGGGACGCCACCGTGGATCGCCACCGCCTACATACCCGGACCCACCCTGCAGTCCGTCGTGGACAGCGGCTTCGGACCGCTGCCCTCGGCGTCCGCCCACGTACTCGCTCACCGGATGGCGCTGGCCCTCGACGCCATCCACCGTGCGGGAATCGTCCACCGCGATCTCAAGCCGTCCAACGTGCTGCTCACCGCAGCGGGTCCCAGAGTCATCGACTTCGGGATTGCCCGTGCCCTGGAGGGCACCGACGCGGACACGCTCTCCTCGACCGGGACCGGTCCCGGTTCCCCTCGGTACATGGCACCCGAACAGGTGCGCGGCCAGGACGTCACCAGGGCAGGCGACGTGTTCTCCCTGGGCTCCGTCCTCGCCTTCGCGGCAACCGGACGGACACCGTTCGGCGACGGGGAGTCCGGGATCCACGCCCTGCTCTTCCGCATCGCGTACGAGGAGCCGGACCTGACCGGCATCCCGGAATCGGTGGCCGACCTGGTAAGGGACTGCCTGGCCAAGGATCCGGCGGAACGGCCGACCACGGAGGAGATCGCCGAGCGGACACGGACCGCCCCCGAGGGCGCGTGGCTGCCGCCGTCCCTGCTGGCCCGGGTGCACCGGTTCGCCGCGGAGCCGGTCCCCTCCGAGGCCGTACGCGAGAAGGGCGGCGCGGAGAAGAGGGCGGGGCACGGCCTGGCGGTACTCACCGTTCATACGTCCGAGCCGTCCGAGCCGTCCGCGAACTGGGACATCGACCCGGGACCGGCCACACCGCGCCCCTTCACCCCGCCCGCCCTCTCGCCGCGCGCCGATGACACGGCGCGGACGGACACCCCCGAGGCACCCGCGCCGAAACACCCGCGCGGACGAATCGTGGCCGCCGCCCTGACCGTCGGCGTTCTGGCAGCGGCAGCCGGCGCGTACGGCCTGTGGAACGGTCCGGCATCTCCCCAGAAGCGCACCGTCGACGCGACCGGGCCGGGCACCGACTTCTCAGGAGCGTGGACGACGGGGCACGGCGAGGACAGTCCCCTGCTCGTGGTGCGACTCGACATACCCCGGCGTATCACCTCCGCGAGCAGGATCGATGTGGTGGCGGCCACGGGTGACGTCATCTGCCGGGGTACCGCCTTCGCCACGTCCAGAAGCGAAAGGCAACTGGTGGTCTCCGAGTTCTCGATGCAGGCGGTCGGCTCTGGCCCGGCGCACGCCTGTGGAGTGCCCAGCAGCATGCGTCTGGAAGGCGGGACCGACGACTCCATGAGCTGGGTGGAGACCAAGAGCAGTTACACCGATGTGCAACGCGTCGATCCGGGAGCCGTGCACGTGCCCGCCGCGATGCGCGGAGTCTGGGAGGACGGCGAGGGCCTGCGGATCACCCTCGGCGAGGGAAGACTCGGGGAGGTCACGGTGACTGGTGAACTGACGTCGGCCAACGCTACTTGCCGCTGGGAGGCCGCCCTTCTCGCCTACCAGGAAGGGACGTTGGAAACCACCGGCGCACAACCGTCAGCCAGCGCCCCGAAGTGCCCTGCTCCGCGGGGCACGTACGATTACGAGCTGCGCGAAGGCAACCCGGGCGTCCTGCTGCGGTCCTCCACGTCCGAGGCGGGCGCCACCACGCTCCACCGCGCGAGCAGCGACACCGGCCCGTAGCGGATCGGCGCCGGCCCGCCATCGGCGGGGACCCGGCCCCGGTCCGCCGGGCGGCCACCCGGCCTCCGACTCGTACCGCGAAGGGCATGCTCCAGTCCGCCTTCGTCGTACCCGAGAAGAGGCGAACGTGCGGCTGGTCTCCCAGTGCTGCGGGCGACCGGCTGGACCGGCCGGGAGCCGGCGAAGCTGACTCTCCACGAGGGCATCGGACTGGCGCTGCTGGGCGGCCTGCCGGGCGCGGCGGCCGGTCCGGCCGGGGTGCTGACGCTCGGCCGGGGCGTGCCGCACGGGCATCTGTGCACGGGCAACTGTGCACGGTCGCCGGGGCCGCGCTGCCGGCCACGCTCGCGGCGACCGCCCTGGTGGTGGTGGCTCTGGCCGTACCGATCCGGAGGCTGTCCCGGATCGGTACGGCCCACTTGGTCGCGGCGGACTGACGGGACGTCTTCCGGCGGGCGGGGAACCCCGGCCGTGTTCACGGCCCCGGGTCCCCCGCCGCCGAGGGCGTCCGCGGTCGCGCGCCCTCCCCGGCCGTGCCGTCACGACCGTGCCCGCGCCGCGCTCAGTTCGTCCAGCCGGGAGGCCGCTGCGGCCGTGTTCTTGGCGATGGCCGCCGCCAGGTCCTTCGCCCGGTCCGCCCGGCCTCGGGCTCGCTCGCCGGCACAGAGCACCCCGGACTGCGTGAAGTGGGCGCCCAGCGCGTCAGTGAGCATCCGGTCGAACGCCTGGCCGTTCGCGTCGGCTGCCTGACGAAGGATGTCGAGGCTGACCATGCCCGGCATGTCGTGCCCCTCGTGGGGACGGGTGTCGGGGACGCCCGAGAGCCGCAGGACCGCGCGCAAGCGGCGCAGGTCCGCACGGAGCGTCGATCCGGTGTCCGCAGCCAGGGCTGCCAGGGCCGGGTCCGCCGTGCGGGAGGGCGCAAGATCGGTCAGGAGCCGCGCCCGCTCGGACATCGGGATCATCAGGAGGATCCACGCGCTGTCGGTGGCGTTGAAGGCCTGTGCCGACGCTCCGGCTGTCGGCTGCTCGGTGCAGCCGACAGCCGGCAGCGCCAACGCCACGACGCATGCGGACCACTGGGTCAGAACGTGCCGGCGGAGTTGCACTTGGCCTTCTGGTTGATGCAGTCCTTCACCCGGTGTCCGAGAGCGGCGTTGTCCCAGGCGTTGAAGAAGTCGCCGTGGATGGACGACGCCATGCCCGACGCGAGGCGGAAGCCGCCGGCGCTGCCGCTGGTCGGGTAACTGGTGACGAAGGAGAGGTTGGGGATGGCGACGGGGTAGGCACCGCTGCACTTGCCGTCGTAGGTGAACGCCACGTGCGACTTGTGGTCGGGGCTGTCGAGGTTCTTGCCGTCCCAGCAGTCGGGGAAGACCAGTTGGTGGGTGAGATGGGCCGTGGGCGCGCACACCGGCCAGTTGCCGTCGGTGCTGCGCCCGGTCTCACCGCCCTGACCGGCACACCAGAACTGTCCGGGTGATCCCGCCGGGGTGGGTGTCTGCGTCTTGGCGCTGCCCGCGATCATGCGGAACCCCTGCGGGAAGGGAACGGTCGCCGCGGGGTCGGTCAGGCGGGAACCGTAGTAGACGATCATGCCCTCCGGTTCGACAGCCTTGTCGCCCTCGTAAAGGGTGGGGATCCAGTACGCCGAGAGGTCGACGGCAGGGGTGCAGCTGGTCGGCGTGCTGGCCTGCAGCGACTCGGACGTGGAGAACGCGTCGGTGCTCTTGTTGCCGAAGAAGCTGTGCATGTGGGAGGCACCGGGCAGTCCCGGCAGAACGATGGGGTCGTCCGGCTTGGAGTGACTGTAGGTGCAGGTGGCGTTGAACTCCGGCACCCGGACCGTGGTCGCGGGCACCGCGGCCGGTGTCATCGCGCGGAACTGCGCCAGCTGCGCGTTCCACTTGGCCTGGTCGACGGGGACCCATCCGGCCGCCGCGCTGTCTCCCTCAGCGGCGAAGGAGAACCAGTTGATGTTGACGAAGTCGCCGGGTGTCGTGCCGCGCAGCACGGCGAACACCGTCTGCGCACCGGTGGGATGAGAGGT
The DNA window shown above is from Streptomyces sp. NBC_00247 and carries:
- a CDS encoding CHAT domain-containing protein gives rise to the protein MRYDRDWFLQAVRTRVELAADGRTDTDAVFGPAADAELRGLLRTCDTRTDMEARHAAGWLCAARAFTEPGDLGVVHGCMAGTLLFPVWVRDPGLVPPELAANYASTDPAVHPDPENADGPDEWTASAMAYGIAAEGRHHRPPPEASEGVRDLHELAALLTAALPSPEIRAATAIGLGSLAVLATPEYDPAFPGRLGAAADAVSVAGATWPFGDLADGDPVRFLHSALGRIPADSPERLLTLDGLGRRLLDRYTDSYDPEDLHESVGIARDVLAQLPPGSSRLSSCLGALAKGLILMLRVEGATPEECDEAVALCRRAVGARPGQPAEADYDLGTALILRAQHVGRAEDLDEAITLFAGALRATESPELTGALRDSLSNALRARSVATGSHADLDAALGLIDRSPSSAEGPEGPRVPLLSPAMALYNRYLRDPRTNSADLDEASRRLRLAEALMPTGHPDRPTALDDLGLVLIARHQRSGDPAELNEAVTAHRESVALTHEGNGSLGPRLLNLSGALSLRHQLTEDGADLLEVQECRRRAAALPGTNVAHRASMLSSLGLGLVSGFERLPGPADRLDEALRLLRQGLALTPEGDPMLPRRRLNLAVALLHRISHGGRRDEAAEAREAREARELADAVVAAFSPGSPHLAGALTVAANARLLNPLTLVSPRARTEVVALLRRALDATAPGHPTRTRRLTNLGNALRLTGPRRRPRPGALAEAAEYFREAALEQQCPPAPRLGAAQAWGEVRAELGDWAGALEGYVVAVDLLHSVAPRHLVRDDQEFLLSRTVGLGSAAAACAVRCGRPGLAVGLLEQARGVMLSHTFDADSDLTLLRKSAPDLADRFEELRAALDRATGGDGFLPEEPSGPADAPADERQHVATAWQDLTTTIRAEHPELGLLRPVRDRDEGELRTTAAAGPVVLVNVSPYGSDALVVTEHTIEAVPLPGLDPRTTAERRRTFENALVRIDRPGTSRKQSRRAQQDVRDTLAWLWRAVTGPVLDRLPDATRVWWSPGGLLGTLPLHAAAPPDAAPGALDRVVSSYTPTLRALHHARLRTTRPAGTGTLVVSVARAPGQAPLPGALREAEHLTRLIPRATLLRDDSATHSAVVSALHDHAYAHFACHASGDLEHASDSRLVLHDHDERPLTVRDLARLRLPAVRLAYLSACDTLRSSPELADEAVHIVSAFQIAGFPHVVGSLWHVDDAIGADVALSVYSTLNRGDGILDVARTAEALHHAVRALRDTYPRTPSLWACQVHAGP
- a CDS encoding serine/threonine-protein kinase produces the protein MRPLTDEDPPHLGPYWLLGRLGAGGMGRVYLARHRDETGARLVAVKTIRAEIAEHPTFRARFAREVRAARRVGDVWTATVLDANTDGTPPWIATAYIPGPTLQSVVDSGFGPLPSASAHVLAHRMALALDAIHRAGIVHRDLKPSNVLLTAAGPRVIDFGIARALEGTDADTLSSTGTGPGSPRYMAPEQVRGQDVTRAGDVFSLGSVLAFAATGRTPFGDGESGIHALLFRIAYEEPDLTGIPESVADLVRDCLAKDPAERPTTEEIAERTRTAPEGAWLPPSLLARVHRFAAEPVPSEAVREKGGAEKRAGHGLAVLTVHTSEPSEPSANWDIDPGPATPRPFTPPALSPRADDTARTDTPEAPAPKHPRGRIVAAALTVGVLAAAAGAYGLWNGPASPQKRTVDATGPGTDFSGAWTTGHGEDSPLLVVRLDIPRRITSASRIDVVAATGDVICRGTAFATSRSERQLVVSEFSMQAVGSGPAHACGVPSSMRLEGGTDDSMSWVETKSSYTDVQRVDPGAVHVPAAMRGVWEDGEGLRITLGEGRLGEVTVTGELTSANATCRWEAALLAYQEGTLETTGAQPSASAPKCPAPRGTYDYELREGNPGVLLRSSTSEAGATTLHRASSDTGP
- a CDS encoding DUF305 domain-containing protein — its product is MQLRRHVLTQWSACVVALALPAVGCTEQPTAGASAQAFNATDSAWILLMIPMSERARLLTDLAPSRTADPALAALAADTGSTLRADLRRLRAVLRLSGVPDTRPHEGHDMPGMVSLDILRQAADANGQAFDRMLTDALGAHFTQSGVLCAGERARGRADRAKDLAAAIAKNTAAAASRLDELSAARARS
- a CDS encoding DUF1996 domain-containing protein, which codes for MRRFPVPLYTLSVSALVVVLAAALSLTVSAPQAQAATVTVQAESYAAQSGVALETTADTGGGQNAAYLADGDWMRFDNVDLGGAGRLTVSARAASAVGSGTVELRTAALTGPLLAVIPVSPTGGWQNWSTLTTDVTSHPTGAQTVFAVLRGTTPGDFVNINWFSFAAEGDSAAAGWVPVDQAKWNAQLAQFRAMTPAAVPATTVRVPEFNATCTYSHSKPDDPIVLPGLPGASHMHSFFGNKSTDAFSTSESLQASTPTSCTPAVDLSAYWIPTLYEGDKAVEPEGMIVYYGSRLTDPAATVPFPQGFRMIAGSAKTQTPTPAGSPGQFWCAGQGGETGRSTDGNWPVCAPTAHLTHQLVFPDCWDGKNLDSPDHKSHVAFTYDGKCSGAYPVAIPNLSFVTSYPTSGSAGGFRLASGMASSIHGDFFNAWDNAALGHRVKDCINQKAKCNSAGTF